The following proteins are co-located in the Candidatus Protochlamydia naegleriophila genome:
- the traC gene encoding type IV secretion system protein TraC has protein sequence MLNKIGEMINRLFGEPNNTRGFSPNDSSQMKKIFSGHSFADILPYEAYDEENGLFIGKNSLGFVIETSPLLGADHSIQAEVSSIFEDILQEGDSIQCLLWADHRVGLILDKWEGARKEAKEIIKEIAKKRAEYFKNSAQLSSRMFRFILSYSVPKTNDPSLISSLITKKERILKTLSSFVYAYSWSANQFLESVGALVNFTSQREVKKERWNWCETLSNQLVNGGSIQWNEDGLEWKNDTNMSFKSFRATKTPDHWSLNQMQCLIGDLLRDAYRMKYPFYLHYGVHCPNQSKEENNFWKRSQFVEKQGQSLVLLRTIPDLGSELKECESVRAGLLGGSKFVLTQLSAGVWAAPQEIVCAEQSIKSLFRINQFTVVENHYLHLPQFLASLPMTWAEYVSDLKSLGGLLKTTLACECVNLVPMQGEWQGTVNSPGMLMLGRRGQVINWNPFDNKGGNYNIVVIGRSGSGKSVFMQDLLLSGLGTGAKVFILEVGRSFEKMCDLVGGQHIEFSKESPSPICLNPFTHISKEDEDARNESFSALKSIISCMVDPAGTTRHQDGLIEMAIRQAWDKKYNQATITDVVDSLYACQDGVANTIAVMLMSYTKQGVYAKYFEGENNINFTNPMVLIELEELKDKKDLQAVVLQLCIMTITNKALLGDRKTPFYICIDEAWDLLRAKQSSSFIETLARRLRKYYGSLVIGTQGFEEFFNSPGAQAAFDNSDWMCLLKQKDTSISKLNFSEHKKKMLESLSSPHEDFREVMICDADGGYPIARIVLDPFSKLLYSTKPEEYSRLKELTQLGMSTSAAINHMVGEYAAR, from the coding sequence ATGCTTAATAAAATTGGGGAGATGATTAATCGATTATTTGGAGAGCCGAATAATACTCGTGGTTTTTCGCCAAACGATTCAAGCCAGATGAAAAAGATCTTTTCTGGGCATTCTTTTGCAGACATCTTACCTTATGAGGCGTACGACGAGGAAAATGGACTATTTATCGGAAAAAACAGCTTAGGGTTTGTGATTGAAACGTCTCCTTTGCTTGGTGCCGACCACTCTATTCAGGCTGAGGTATCTAGCATTTTCGAAGATATCTTACAAGAAGGCGATTCTATCCAATGTTTATTGTGGGCCGATCACCGCGTCGGCTTGATTTTGGATAAATGGGAAGGTGCTCGTAAAGAAGCTAAGGAAATAATCAAAGAAATAGCGAAAAAGCGAGCAGAGTATTTTAAGAATAGTGCTCAGTTGTCCTCTCGTATGTTCCGCTTTATTTTGTCCTATTCAGTTCCAAAAACGAATGACCCTTCACTGATATCTAGTTTAATCACTAAAAAGGAACGCATTCTCAAAACCCTTAGTTCCTTTGTCTATGCCTATAGCTGGAGTGCTAATCAGTTTTTGGAGTCTGTTGGAGCTCTCGTTAACTTTACCAGCCAAAGAGAGGTTAAAAAAGAGCGTTGGAATTGGTGTGAAACCCTATCGAATCAGTTAGTCAATGGGGGAAGCATCCAATGGAATGAGGATGGTCTAGAGTGGAAGAATGATACCAATATGTCTTTTAAAAGTTTTCGTGCAACCAAGACTCCGGATCATTGGTCTCTTAACCAAATGCAATGCTTGATCGGAGATTTACTAAGAGATGCCTATCGCATGAAATATCCCTTCTACTTGCATTATGGGGTTCATTGTCCTAATCAATCGAAAGAAGAAAATAATTTTTGGAAGCGCTCTCAGTTTGTTGAAAAACAGGGACAATCACTAGTGCTTCTGCGAACTATCCCTGACTTGGGATCAGAACTTAAAGAATGTGAATCTGTAAGAGCAGGTCTTTTAGGAGGATCTAAGTTCGTTTTGACTCAACTATCTGCCGGAGTGTGGGCTGCACCTCAAGAGATTGTTTGCGCAGAACAATCGATCAAAAGTCTATTTCGTATCAATCAATTTACAGTAGTTGAAAACCACTATCTTCATCTCCCTCAGTTTTTAGCTTCATTACCCATGACATGGGCTGAATATGTATCAGACCTAAAGAGCTTGGGTGGATTGTTGAAAACAACTCTCGCTTGTGAGTGTGTAAATTTGGTACCCATGCAGGGAGAATGGCAAGGAACGGTTAATTCTCCCGGCATGCTCATGTTAGGACGCAGAGGACAGGTGATTAACTGGAATCCATTTGACAACAAGGGAGGAAATTACAACATCGTTGTGATCGGTCGTAGTGGTTCTGGAAAGTCGGTTTTTATGCAGGATCTTCTTTTAAGTGGATTGGGAACAGGGGCAAAGGTCTTCATTCTAGAAGTTGGTCGCAGTTTTGAAAAAATGTGTGATTTGGTGGGAGGTCAACATATTGAATTCTCTAAAGAGTCTCCGTCTCCTATTTGTCTAAATCCTTTTACGCACATTTCTAAAGAAGATGAAGATGCAAGAAATGAATCCTTTAGCGCTTTAAAATCTATTATCTCTTGCATGGTAGACCCAGCTGGGACCACACGCCATCAAGATGGTCTCATTGAAATGGCTATTCGTCAAGCTTGGGACAAGAAGTATAATCAAGCAACGATTACGGATGTCGTTGATAGTCTCTATGCATGTCAAGATGGTGTCGCTAATACGATTGCTGTAATGCTCATGTCTTACACGAAACAAGGAGTTTACGCGAAATATTTTGAGGGAGAAAATAATATCAATTTTACCAATCCGATGGTTCTCATTGAACTAGAAGAGCTCAAAGATAAAAAAGATCTGCAAGCTGTTGTCTTGCAGTTATGCATCATGACAATCACAAACAAAGCTCTTTTAGGAGATAGAAAGACTCCTTTTTATATTTGCATCGACGAAGCTTGGGACTTATTAAGAGCTAAACAGTCGAGTAGTTTTATCGAAACTCTTGCGCGACGGTTAAGAAAATACTACGGATCGCTTGTGATCGGAACCCAAGGGTTTGAAGAGTTTTTTAATTCACCGGGTGCTCAGGCAGCATTTGACAATTCAGATTGGATGTGTTTGCTCAAGCAAAAAGACACCTCTATTAGTAAACTCAACTTCTCTGAACATAAGAAAAAAATGTTAGAGAGCCTTTCAAGTCCTCACGAAGATTTCAGAGAGGTTATGATTTGTGATGCAGATGGAGGCTATCCGATTGCCCGCATTGTGTTAGATCCCTTTTCAAAGCTTTTATACAGCACAAAACCAGAAGAATATTCTCGATTGAAAGAACTCACTCAACTTGGAATGAGTACCTCAGCCGCTATTAACCACATGGTAGGTGAATATGCGGCGAGGTAA
- a CDS encoding thioredoxin domain-containing protein, whose amino-acid sequence MKNLILWLVACLSLGKAFALTHLKDEYLIAYGNPQAPVHVIHYFSFLCPNCSSLFQREFRELKNKFIDTDQVYWTFHPVPMDMLTLQGMECLQKLSPKEKQIFLEAILEETALEDPSLCACLMEKAMDVFKKPLPELQKKSYLSSTASFQDAFLFLSQKETITAVPTVEMNGKLYLKDIPDSQFIEQKLKELISHEKDV is encoded by the coding sequence ATGAAAAATCTGATCTTATGGTTAGTGGCATGCTTGAGTTTGGGTAAGGCTTTTGCGTTGACACATCTAAAGGATGAATACTTAATTGCCTATGGAAATCCTCAAGCACCCGTGCATGTCATTCACTATTTTTCTTTTTTATGCCCAAACTGTTCGAGCCTTTTTCAAAGAGAATTTCGAGAACTGAAAAATAAGTTTATTGATACAGATCAAGTCTACTGGACCTTTCATCCCGTACCAATGGATATGCTGACACTTCAAGGAATGGAATGTTTGCAAAAATTAAGCCCAAAAGAAAAGCAGATATTTTTGGAGGCCATTTTAGAAGAAACGGCCTTAGAAGATCCGTCTCTTTGCGCCTGTTTGATGGAAAAAGCAATGGACGTTTTTAAAAAACCTCTGCCGGAGCTTCAAAAGAAATCTTATCTATCATCTACAGCCTCGTTTCAAGATGCCTTTCTTTTCTTAAGTCAAAAAGAAACCATCACAGCAGTTCCAACGGTTGAAATGAATGGGAAACTGTACCTCAAGGATATTCCTGATAGTCAATTTATTGAACAGAAATTGAAAGAGTTAATAAGCCATGAAAAAGATGTTTAG
- a CDS encoding TraB/VirB10 family protein — MANMGHRQAVVSNQHVSLPGDKVDYQEIWMTQLEGQNKKIEAQNQILEQKLVYLQDLLVDQKRRVQDDEIEKSDLKKELFKLKQELKDITLKSEQRIETPRFQSETVTNQQVESESSSFSFNLDPFSSPNHNSDHEDAKVHLRSPLTQICMEVDKATSQKKKAEPIDGKIFAGTTVKALLVSSVDAVCGVFSNSDPVPVKLRIIDNGHLPKYLTAQLKGGLVIGSAFGNISNERVYIRLERMSLFTPKGEGIEMEVAGYVSGEDGRFGLRGLVIDKSTKMIKNAAFSGFLSGTGQILQSAVSKRPSDSWNNYTAVGRDMLKQGAADGAGNAFDMLADYYIRRAEQVQPVLQVNAGRVVDITFTHGTSLGDLHVKEQIKSCRESARRKS; from the coding sequence ATGGCTAATATGGGCCATCGTCAGGCGGTCGTCTCTAATCAGCATGTTTCACTACCTGGAGATAAAGTTGATTACCAAGAAATTTGGATGACTCAACTTGAAGGACAGAATAAAAAAATCGAAGCTCAAAACCAAATTTTGGAGCAGAAGCTCGTTTACTTACAAGACTTGCTAGTCGATCAAAAAAGAAGAGTACAGGACGATGAAATAGAAAAATCCGACCTGAAAAAAGAGCTTTTCAAACTGAAACAGGAGCTAAAGGATATTACGCTCAAAAGCGAACAAAGAATAGAAACGCCTAGATTTCAATCAGAAACTGTCACAAATCAGCAAGTTGAGAGTGAGTCTTCTTCGTTTTCCTTCAATTTAGATCCTTTTTCTTCTCCTAACCACAATAGTGATCACGAAGACGCAAAAGTGCATTTGCGATCTCCTTTAACTCAAATCTGTATGGAAGTTGATAAGGCTACCTCTCAAAAGAAAAAAGCTGAGCCGATAGATGGAAAAATCTTTGCCGGTACGACTGTCAAAGCTTTACTAGTGTCAAGTGTGGATGCGGTGTGTGGCGTATTTTCAAATAGCGACCCTGTGCCTGTTAAGCTGAGAATCATCGATAATGGTCATTTACCCAAGTATCTTACGGCTCAATTGAAAGGAGGTCTTGTGATCGGTAGTGCATTTGGAAACATTTCAAATGAGCGTGTGTATATTAGATTGGAGCGGATGTCTCTTTTTACTCCCAAAGGAGAGGGAATTGAGATGGAGGTGGCAGGCTATGTTAGTGGGGAAGATGGGCGTTTTGGGTTAAGAGGACTTGTCATTGATAAATCGACAAAAATGATCAAGAACGCTGCTTTTTCGGGTTTTTTAAGTGGCACGGGACAAATCCTCCAGTCAGCTGTAAGCAAAAGACCATCAGATTCTTGGAATAATTACACCGCGGTTGGAAGAGATATGTTGAAGCAAGGCGCTGCGGATGGGGCTGGAAATGCTTTTGATATGTTGGCTGACTACTATATCAGACGAGCAGAGCAGGTTCAGCCTGTTTTACAGGTAAATGCTGGTCGTGTGGTAGACATCACATTTACTCATGGGACATCTCTTGGTGATTTGCATGTGAAAGAGCAAATAAAATCTTGCCGTGAATCAGCCAGGAGAAAGTCATGA